The Aspergillus nidulans FGSC A4 chromosome VIII genome contains the following window.
aaggcaggccaaCTAATAGGATAGATACTAcgctcatgaagctctgctatagtatctttgctggcatggccaggtgctccatcatgcataagacaaagatagttaccttgctgtcggttcaGGCGAAGATAGCCGTCAATAATAGGCACAATTCGCTCACAGTAACTCTCTGCATTGATAGagccccattctttctcccagaaaaggcaagggccTTTAGTATCTCCATAAAATGAtccccaaaacatccaaccATGCTTTTTGGGGGTAGACGAACGAATACAGGTctcatctagctcttctcctgctcttctggtaacccagattctggtatagaagcctggagtaacccaagtctcatcagaCCAAAGTATTCGAttccattgctcaattgtccaattcacatgctcaagggcccaggcaagACGTACACGCTTTGTATCGTCCGATAAAGGTGGCTTTCGAAGAGCTTTGCATCGGGAATAGCCTCGTTTTTTAAGTGCTCGAGCAAGTGCAGTTTCTCCGCAGGGAAGATTtagttcttcaataactcgtTTATAAGATAGTCGGCGCGTAcgttgtgatgaagagataaaggtaatgatattgtccatatcctcttctgatagcttcgggcgctggccaggaggctttcgaggagtagattgctcattctggcaggtaTATTGCACCTGACGATAGGTAAAtccaagctgagaagagatctgttgataggtaaaaccagcatctcgtagagtcaaaatgcgaaTCCGATCATCGCGACTTAGCCATCTAGaactttggctcctttcagatatctcagtcacctccaaaGGCGCCTCTGGAGGGGTGCTAGGTCTGGGGATAGCCATATTAGCAatgctcaccaccatggatctcaggaggatggcgatattggaggtTTTACTAGCTTCAAAACTAGGCTGAATTAAGAAAGCGGTGCTTTGAAGGCCTCACCGCTTCAgaggagtcatatccttgtaaggcccaccggactaacattcttaccggggtataccagagtatGTCCGTATCTACAACAACATATAAAGATCGTCAACTGATATATTCTGCTTTATACTTTACAATCACTGACCGACATACGCTCGCCTTAGGGAATAAGACCCAGATATACGGCCCCTCGGTTTGTCACTGGATTTAGATCAGCTCACAAGAAACGAGTTGCACGGAAGCAATCGGCCATAAGCCTCCGAATCGTTGATGGCAAACATAAAACACAGTAAACATAAATCGTCTTGTTGCAACATCAGCCCCTTGTCGAGGCCTGCAAGGCGACTATTCACAAGGTGAAAATGGAATGTCCTGGTCCACTCCCGACCGTTACGATCACACTCGAACTTGAAAGGTACGCCGGTGCGTTCCTATGGACCATTTTTAGGTTTCCCAGCAggctatatata
Protein-coding sequences here:
- a CDS encoding uncharacterized protein (transcript_id=CADANIAT00002364) codes for the protein MAIPRPSTPPEAPLEVTEISERSQSSRWLSRDDRIRILTLRDAGFTYQQISSQLGFTYRQVQYTCQNEQSTPRKPPGQRPKLSEEDMDNIITFISSSQRTRRLSYKRVIEELNLPCGETALARALKKRGYSRCKALRKPPLSDDTKRVRLAWALEHVNWTIEQWNRILWSDETWVTPGFYTRIWVTRRAGEELDETCIRSSTPKKHGWMFWGSFYGDTKGPCLFWEKEWGSINAESYCERIVPIIDGYLRLNRQQGNYLCLMHDGAPGHASKDTIAELHERSIYPISWPAFSPDLNPIEMVWNWMKDWIQERYPDDRQLSYDALREIVRASWDAVPTDFLKGLIGSMQARCQAVIEAEGGHTKY